A genomic region of bacterium contains the following coding sequences:
- a CDS encoding autotransporter domain-containing protein produces the protein MILAIAALWAGFLAPGWGETWLNNPPSGDFDSGSNWDLSTVPSGTSASATFGTSLNASVTMSAPTTVGDVQFNGSTSYTIYNNGQTFVLAGLGANNTSGQAQTLIATGGLFLFENGAQAVSVLLLNSAGATLRFQDTSSAGIGTIADYGRLIFTGSSTAGSVTILAQSGGSVSFSGGADGGLAQLDLATGADLDISQSTVGVTLGSLAGGGNVNLGTKNLTTGGNNLSTSYSGVISGAGSLIKNGPGLMILSGDNLYSGGTTIFGGTVVVDGGSLGSGPVSNQATLTYALDSMAVSYVVNSGTLSFQDDATAGTAVISNSSILAFNNSASAVSAVLYNSGTLNFNGDSTAANAGVSNSGLLNFNDGASAANAAISNTGAVYFQGASATTLASAGNAHIDDMNIVQFGDFSTAGDSRITVENSSTLNFAGNAVAGTAQFTLNSGGVLDISGETSSALTVTYLNSLAGSAVQLGGNRLVFGGNLSSSIAGVVTGAGGSLVKSGTGTLTLSGTNNFTGSTQLTGGQLLLASSGALGGCSVSFTGGTMATSGGPITVNVGGSYQQTGGTLQLGLAGTSAGQWDRFNVTGDAQMGGSVSILSVAAFTPVLGDSFRIFETAGLVSGSFSDSISSIAGFRFLPVYGTHEVDLVAIRPSFLALALTLNQKAVAAALDASVFESGQQDLMADLGTMNAGNVPAAYDRVSPAGLTPIFRMGYDLAQARGRMAFDRIASLWEKLDASPRVQAAWNGRMFAAAMDGSGEQAMTGTAPRATGVFAQGLGNFGTVTGDGNGPGYQFSTGGVAVGLDDRMDRDLVGGLLVGYSQSGTSQALDSVKASGGQVGVYGGWRSGDLRIAGLLDGGINNYDTVRAGEGGMATGTARGMQFGLKLGGNLDWDLDGSKWGPLAAGSFTHVQVDGFTETGSFGPLNLPAQGQDELASELGLQAKRNFPMGGGWFLEPALMATWQHVYQGNLDQVTASLAGSSNRFVVDGPALGRDGFLVSAGLRMGLGKGLAVQLGYQGVLGVTNFDSQDLSGGISLNL, from the coding sequence ATGATCCTCGCGATAGCCGCCCTTTGGGCTGGGTTTTTGGCCCCAGGCTGGGGCGAGACCTGGTTGAACAACCCGCCCAGCGGGGATTTCGATTCGGGCTCCAACTGGGACCTGTCGACCGTTCCCAGCGGGACCAGCGCTTCCGCCACCTTCGGGACTTCGCTCAACGCCAGTGTCACCATGAGTGCGCCTACCACCGTGGGGGATGTCCAGTTCAACGGTTCCACGTCCTACACGATCTACAACAACGGGCAGACCTTTGTTTTGGCCGGACTTGGGGCCAACAACACTTCCGGACAAGCCCAGACCCTTATCGCCACCGGCGGGCTTTTCCTCTTTGAGAACGGCGCCCAAGCGGTCAGCGTCCTTTTGCTCAATTCGGCAGGCGCCACCCTGCGTTTCCAGGATACTTCTTCGGCGGGGATCGGGACGATCGCCGACTACGGCCGGTTGATCTTCACCGGGAGTTCCACGGCGGGGAGCGTCACCATCCTGGCCCAAAGCGGCGGCTCGGTCAGTTTCTCGGGCGGGGCCGATGGGGGACTGGCCCAACTCGATCTGGCAACGGGCGCCGACCTGGACATCAGCCAAAGCACGGTGGGGGTGACCTTGGGGTCCCTGGCCGGCGGCGGGAATGTCAATTTGGGGACCAAGAACCTCACGACCGGGGGGAACAACCTTTCGACCTCCTATAGCGGGGTGATCTCGGGCGCCGGCTCGTTGATCAAGAACGGACCCGGGCTGATGATCCTTTCCGGGGACAATCTTTATAGCGGAGGGACCACCATTTTTGGGGGGACCGTTGTGGTGGACGGCGGGAGCCTGGGTTCGGGCCCGGTCAGCAACCAGGCGACCCTGACCTACGCCCTGGACTCGATGGCGGTCAGCTATGTGGTCAACAGCGGGACCCTTTCCTTCCAGGATGATGCCACGGCGGGTACGGCGGTGATCAGCAATAGTAGTATCCTGGCTTTCAACAACTCGGCTTCGGCGGTGTCGGCGGTCCTCTACAACTCCGGGACCCTGAACTTCAACGGGGATTCGACCGCGGCCAACGCGGGGGTGAGCAACAGCGGGTTGTTGAACTTCAATGATGGGGCCAGCGCCGCCAACGCGGCCATCAGCAATACGGGCGCCGTTTATTTCCAGGGTGCCTCGGCCACGACCCTGGCCAGCGCCGGGAACGCCCATATCGATGACATGAACATCGTCCAGTTCGGGGATTTCTCCACGGCGGGGGACAGCCGGATCACGGTGGAGAATTCTTCGACCCTTAATTTTGCCGGGAACGCCGTGGCGGGAACGGCCCAGTTCACGCTCAATAGCGGCGGGGTCCTCGATATTTCGGGCGAGACATCCTCGGCTTTGACCGTGACCTATTTGAACTCCCTGGCAGGAAGTGCCGTGCAATTGGGCGGGAATAGGCTGGTCTTCGGCGGGAATCTTTCTTCCTCCATCGCTGGAGTGGTCACCGGGGCCGGGGGTTCACTGGTCAAGTCGGGCACGGGAACCTTGACCCTTTCTGGGACGAACAATTTCACCGGTAGTACCCAATTGACCGGTGGACAATTGCTCTTGGCTTCCTCGGGCGCTCTGGGAGGCTGTTCAGTGTCCTTCACCGGAGGAACCATGGCCACGAGCGGGGGACCCATCACCGTGAACGTCGGGGGTTCCTACCAACAGACCGGCGGGACCCTGCAACTGGGCCTCGCGGGGACCTCGGCGGGCCAATGGGATAGGTTCAATGTCACCGGAGACGCCCAAATGGGCGGGTCCGTTTCGATCTTGTCCGTTGCCGCCTTCACCCCGGTTTTGGGGGATTCCTTCCGCATTTTCGAGACCGCCGGTCTCGTTTCGGGGAGCTTTTCCGATTCCATCAGTTCCATCGCGGGTTTCCGGTTCTTGCCGGTCTATGGCACCCATGAGGTGGACCTGGTGGCCATCCGGCCCTCCTTCCTGGCCCTCGCCCTGACCTTGAACCAAAAGGCGGTGGCGGCGGCCCTGGATGCCTCGGTCTTCGAGTCCGGCCAACAGGACCTGATGGCGGACCTGGGGACCATGAATGCCGGGAACGTGCCGGCGGCCTATGACCGGGTGTCGCCCGCCGGTCTTACGCCCATTTTCCGCATGGGATACGATCTGGCCCAGGCACGTGGCCGGATGGCCTTCGACCGGATCGCTTCCCTTTGGGAGAAGTTGGACGCCAGCCCCAGGGTCCAGGCGGCCTGGAACGGCAGGATGTTTGCCGCGGCCATGGACGGGAGCGGGGAACAGGCCATGACCGGGACCGCCCCGAGGGCGACCGGGGTCTTCGCCCAGGGTTTGGGGAACTTCGGGACCGTCACCGGCGACGGGAACGGCCCGGGGTACCAATTCTCGACCGGCGGCGTGGCCGTCGGGTTGGACGACCGGATGGACCGGGACCTGGTCGGAGGTTTGCTGGTCGGCTACAGCCAATCGGGCACCTCCCAGGCCCTGGATTCGGTGAAAGCCTCCGGGGGCCAGGTGGGGGTCTATGGCGGCTGGCGCTCGGGGGACCTGAGGATCGCCGGGCTCCTGGATGGCGGCATCAATAATTATGACACGGTCCGTGCCGGTGAAGGTGGGATGGCGACGGGTACGGCCCGAGGGATGCAGTTCGGCTTGAAACTGGGCGGGAACCTGGATTGGGACCTGGATGGTTCGAAGTGGGGGCCCCTGGCGGCGGGAAGCTTCACCCATGTGCAGGTCGATGGCTTCACCGAGACCGGGTCCTTCGGACCCTTGAATCTACCGGCCCAGGGACAGGACGAACTGGCGAGCGAGTTGGGATTGCAAGCCAAAAGGAATTTCCCGATGGGTGGCGGTTGGTTCCTGGAACCCGCCCTCATGGCCACTTGGCAACACGTTTATCAGGGGAACCTGGACCAAGTCACGGCGTCCTTGGCAGGTTCCTCCAACCGGTTCGTGGTGGACGGGCCCGCTTTGGGCAGGGACGGGTTCCTGGTCTCGGCGGGTTTGCGGATGGGCTTGGGGAAGGGTTTGGCGGTCCAGTTGGGATACCAGGGGGTGTTGGGCGTGACGAACTTCGATTCG
- a CDS encoding NADPH-dependent FMN reductase — protein sequence MLQILALCGSLRQKSTNKTLLQAAARLAPRGMTISLYEDLGQLPHFNPDIESNEPMEVTRFREAIRSFDGLLICSPEYAHGIPGSLKNALDWLVGGSEIVGKPVALLTASTRSSYAQESLREVLRTMSARLIEEAGLDVHLLGKNSTVDELAADPELAQKITEALRVFALSFGDRF from the coding sequence ATGCTCCAGATCCTAGCCTTATGCGGAAGCCTGCGCCAAAAATCCACCAACAAGACCCTGCTACAAGCCGCCGCCCGGTTAGCGCCCCGGGGGATGACCATCAGCCTTTATGAAGATCTCGGTCAACTGCCGCATTTCAATCCCGACATCGAGTCCAACGAACCCATGGAAGTGACCCGGTTCCGCGAAGCGATCCGGTCGTTCGATGGGCTCCTGATCTGCAGTCCGGAGTATGCCCATGGCATTCCGGGAAGTCTCAAGAACGCCTTGGATTGGCTGGTGGGCGGCAGCGAGATCGTGGGGAAGCCGGTGGCGCTTTTGACCGCTTCGACCAGGTCTTCCTATGCCCAGGAATCCCTTCGGGAAGTCCTTCGGACCATGTCGGCACGCTTGATCGAGGAGGCGGGCCTGGATGTCCATTTATTGGGCAAAAATTCAACCGTGGATGAGCTGGCCGCCGATCCTGAATTGGCGCAGAAGATCACCGAGGCCTTGCGGGTCTTTGCCCTTTCGTTCGGGGATCGCTTTTGA
- a CDS encoding carbohydrate binding domain-containing protein, translating into MKKWMNAMVLGLSLAVGVAKANAPVVIQDFSSVDPKTSKDIGTYQDDKGSKIALEKAGKGDKTTLALKYTLVQGGWCGLWCRAGGVDWAGVDLTASKTVEFSVNSKGPVVLGMSLTDKNKNQYVAEVSVKGGAWEKVSVPLDSFKLDPYYTPPEAIKGAAKDFSKVSTFGLTPKTVGTAIVNVKDIVAQ; encoded by the coding sequence ATGAAAAAGTGGATGAATGCCATGGTGTTGGGCCTGTCCCTGGCGGTGGGCGTGGCCAAGGCGAACGCACCGGTTGTGATCCAGGATTTTTCCAGCGTGGACCCCAAAACCTCGAAGGACATCGGGACCTACCAGGATGACAAGGGTTCCAAGATCGCCCTGGAGAAAGCCGGGAAGGGCGACAAGACCACCCTCGCCCTGAAATACACCCTGGTGCAGGGCGGCTGGTGCGGGCTCTGGTGTCGGGCGGGAGGCGTGGACTGGGCGGGCGTGGACCTGACGGCTTCGAAGACCGTTGAGTTCTCGGTGAACAGCAAGGGGCCCGTGGTACTGGGCATGTCCCTGACCGATAAGAACAAGAACCAATACGTGGCCGAGGTTTCGGTCAAGGGCGGGGCCTGGGAGAAGGTCTCCGTCCCGCTGGATTCCTTCAAGTTGGACCCCTATTACACGCCCCCCGAGGCCATCAAGGGCGCGGCCAAGGACTTCAGCAAGGTCAGCACCTTCGGCCTGACGCCCAAGACCGTCGGGACCGCGATCGTGAACGTCAAGGACATCGTGGCCCAATAG
- a CDS encoding carbohydrate binding domain-containing protein — protein sequence MKKGIGWAVALGCWMAASCAMAVTQDWKQLGPGFAGTFADKDGSTIALGSAEGPRPGEKALVVKAHIVGWAGAWATFNGDLSKEGALRFQAKSPEPELVEVGLMDARNIQYTAVFRITSGGWRVFTIPLSLFEKAAFQMPEAPKDKPIDWTRIVSLQWLPQTHGDLDLQVGPVSFVVGKQRPQTGGREEKDRVTVQDFLFLDKTAYGPFVDGKTGTSIDLSLEKDAEGGRLALFHCDLKRGGWCGFWMRAGDAWGGQDWTGAKSMTLEVFSSEPVRFQMGFNDGNQNAFVAETRETRGKGWERLAVPFGEFHLNPYYQPPEAKKGSVQDLVHVETLNIAPLTEGKHEFKVRRITVEK from the coding sequence ATGAAAAAGGGGATCGGGTGGGCCGTGGCGCTGGGCTGCTGGATGGCGGCGTCCTGCGCAATGGCCGTGACGCAGGATTGGAAACAGTTGGGGCCCGGGTTCGCCGGGACCTTCGCCGACAAGGACGGTTCCACCATCGCCCTGGGGAGCGCCGAAGGGCCTCGCCCGGGCGAGAAGGCCTTGGTGGTGAAGGCCCATATCGTGGGTTGGGCGGGGGCCTGGGCCACCTTCAACGGCGACCTTTCCAAGGAAGGGGCCCTGCGGTTCCAGGCCAAGTCGCCGGAACCCGAATTGGTCGAGGTCGGATTGATGGATGCCAGGAACATCCAGTACACAGCGGTTTTCCGGATCACCAGCGGGGGGTGGCGGGTATTCACGATCCCCTTGTCCCTCTTCGAGAAAGCCGCCTTCCAAATGCCGGAGGCGCCCAAGGACAAACCCATCGACTGGACCAGGATCGTGAGCCTGCAGTGGCTTCCCCAGACCCACGGGGACCTGGACCTGCAGGTCGGGCCCGTTTCTTTCGTTGTGGGGAAGCAGAGACCCCAAACGGGCGGCCGGGAGGAGAAGGATCGCGTGACAGTGCAGGACTTCCTCTTCCTCGACAAGACCGCCTATGGTCCCTTCGTGGACGGCAAGACGGGAACTTCGATCGACCTGAGCCTTGAAAAGGACGCGGAAGGTGGGCGCCTGGCGCTGTTCCACTGCGACCTCAAACGCGGCGGCTGGTGCGGCTTCTGGATGCGCGCTGGCGATGCCTGGGGTGGCCAGGACTGGACCGGCGCCAAGTCCATGACATTGGAGGTGTTCAGCTCCGAACCCGTCCGTTTCCAGATGGGCTTCAATGATGGGAACCAGAACGCTTTCGTCGCTGAGACCCGGGAAACCCGGGGTAAGGGCTGGGAGAGACTGGCGGTGCCGTTCGGTGAATTCCACCTGAACCCTTATTACCAGCCCCCGGAGGCCAAGAAGGGATCGGTCCAGGACCTAGTCCATGTGGAAACCCTCAATATCGCCCCCTTGACCGAAGGAAAACATGAGTTCAAGGTGCGCCGGATCACGGTCGAAAAATAA
- a CDS encoding zf-HC2 domain-containing protein, with product MTHSQILAQADAWRRGRLSPAEKKGMESHLKGCPACRELLAKWPEAKPREGFTGRVMARIPVREPEKGLVPGWGFASLATGLAAVLLVLAAFWHPERKWLEEDKYFSRFDHVPSATVIWKEGSYE from the coding sequence ATGACGCACTCGCAAATACTGGCCCAGGCGGATGCCTGGCGGCGGGGGAGGTTGTCCCCGGCCGAAAAGAAGGGGATGGAAAGCCACCTCAAGGGTTGCCCGGCCTGCCGGGAACTGCTCGCGAAATGGCCCGAGGCGAAGCCCCGGGAAGGCTTCACAGGGCGCGTCATGGCGCGCATCCCGGTCCGGGAGCCGGAGAAGGGCCTAGTCCCGGGTTGGGGCTTCGCCTCCTTGGCGACGGGCTTGGCGGCCGTTCTTTTGGTGCTCGCGGCCTTCTGGCACCCGGAGCGCAAGTGGTTGGAAGAGGACAAATACTTCAGCCGGTTCGACCATGTTCCCAGCGCGACAGTCATCTGGAAGGAGGGCTCTTATGAGTAA
- a CDS encoding RNA polymerase sigma factor, whose translation MSISGGRAVIEESDLIRHILSGNRDLYAELVDRHGTYLYQLCLALLRDPHQAEEAAQEVLIKAYRSLSNFKGHSSFRTWVVRIGLNHCKDILRKRKNRRFLSLETLLEQGWPLSDERSSEEGPRELPRVTAAMLEVLTEGEKDVLRLVEEKYDMSYEEMGRRLGLSLDGVKGRLKRARIKLRRFLKGPADDEGGM comes from the coding sequence ATGTCCATTTCCGGAGGGAGGGCGGTCATCGAAGAATCGGACCTGATCCGTCACATCCTCTCGGGGAATAGGGACCTCTACGCCGAACTGGTGGACCGTCATGGCACCTACCTCTACCAACTTTGCCTGGCCCTGCTACGGGATCCGCACCAGGCCGAGGAGGCCGCCCAAGAGGTGCTCATCAAGGCCTACCGGAGCCTTTCCAACTTCAAGGGTCATTCTTCCTTTCGAACCTGGGTGGTGCGGATCGGTCTGAACCACTGCAAGGATATCCTTCGCAAACGGAAGAACCGGAGGTTCCTCTCCCTGGAGACCCTGCTGGAGCAGGGGTGGCCCCTGTCCGATGAACGGTCCTCGGAAGAAGGGCCACGGGAATTGCCCCGGGTCACCGCGGCCATGCTGGAGGTCTTGACCGAGGGGGAGAAGGACGTTCTTCGCTTGGTCGAGGAGAAGTACGACATGAGTTACGAGGAGATGGGGCGGCGGTTGGGGTTGTCGCTGGATGGGGTGAAGGGGCGCCTGAAAAGGGCGCGGATCAAACTGCGGCGGTTCCTCAAAGGGCCCGCCGACGACGAAGGGGGGATGTGA
- a CDS encoding glycoside hydrolase family 9 protein, which yields MDRYSPWGFVVFALLASGGSWAGTSPVKGDIKTDHFGYRPGDTKIACFTADPGKQVEVRDARTNTLVFSTGTITDKGTDASTPPMSGDHVWWVDFSGLTRPGTYRLHSPSLAESSYDFRVSDSVYQGPMTASLKCLYYQRCGTPKTKASGGVWNDPIPCHLTDAACTAFCSGAPPYGDMHYGTLDLSGGWHDAGDYEKKIGAGKACGVEETGDNGDALWYLLTAYELNPGLFPPHQLDLPESGGNLPDLLNQAKWELDWYLKMQRPDGHVLEGVHVANLGTLASPPSADTTARGYMPPCYESEAVFVAACAHAARVFASLPGSAAYAGTLKRAALRTWNAWVLKSPDLDPQAYSWMPYKSFKLWAASEVFRMDPSQGAARDYIDHSTDWDSAQGQPPPGYVGWAYFNYLQSPGATVSVTQAMGHALGRFADDLFAHDDLYRSGMVDWMYSWGSNQHKADAAFELYLAGRLGTTGSHTPAQCLSHAEDFLHYFHGLNPLNMVYLTNTESMGAKHCLWHVFLVWFGSYSNPECRSKFIGKPASVADPLYPYVPTDNETSIDGPPPGYMPCGPTYQYFQLGGKDVPPNDPGPVQAPYAKAYRDYNQGSQPWIVNEAGISTAAVYMALASVFSGPTPAGIAPIPGKKP from the coding sequence TTGGACCGTTATTCACCTTGGGGTTTCGTCGTTTTCGCGTTGTTAGCTTCCGGAGGATCCTGGGCCGGGACCTCCCCCGTTAAAGGCGACATCAAGACCGACCATTTTGGGTACAGGCCCGGTGACACCAAGATCGCCTGCTTCACGGCCGACCCGGGCAAGCAGGTGGAAGTGCGTGACGCCCGTACCAACACCCTGGTCTTTTCCACCGGTACCATCACGGACAAGGGGACCGATGCCTCCACCCCGCCGATGTCCGGGGACCATGTCTGGTGGGTGGATTTCTCGGGCCTCACCCGACCCGGCACCTACCGCCTTCATTCCCCTTCCTTGGCGGAAAGTTCCTATGACTTCCGTGTTTCGGATTCCGTCTATCAGGGGCCCATGACCGCTTCCCTGAAGTGCCTCTACTACCAACGCTGCGGCACGCCCAAGACCAAGGCCTCGGGGGGCGTCTGGAACGATCCCATTCCCTGCCACCTCACCGACGCGGCCTGTACCGCCTTCTGCAGCGGCGCCCCTCCCTACGGCGATATGCATTACGGCACCCTGGACCTTTCCGGCGGATGGCATGACGCGGGCGACTACGAGAAAAAGATCGGCGCCGGCAAGGCCTGTGGCGTGGAGGAAACGGGCGACAACGGGGATGCCCTTTGGTACCTGCTGACCGCCTACGAACTTAATCCCGGACTTTTCCCGCCCCACCAATTGGACCTCCCCGAATCGGGCGGCAACCTGCCGGATCTCCTGAACCAGGCCAAGTGGGAACTGGATTGGTACCTGAAAATGCAGCGGCCCGACGGCCATGTGCTGGAAGGTGTCCATGTGGCCAACCTGGGGACCCTCGCCTCCCCTCCATCGGCCGATACCACCGCCCGTGGCTACATGCCCCCCTGCTACGAGAGCGAGGCGGTGTTCGTCGCCGCCTGCGCCCACGCCGCGCGGGTCTTCGCTTCCCTGCCCGGGAGCGCCGCCTACGCCGGTACCCTGAAGCGGGCGGCCCTCAGGACATGGAACGCCTGGGTGCTGAAGTCGCCCGATCTGGACCCTCAGGCCTACTCCTGGATGCCCTACAAGTCCTTCAAGCTATGGGCCGCGTCGGAAGTTTTCCGGATGGACCCTTCCCAGGGGGCGGCCCGGGACTACATCGACCATTCCACCGATTGGGATTCGGCTCAAGGCCAGCCGCCGCCCGGCTATGTGGGCTGGGCCTATTTCAACTACCTGCAGTCCCCCGGGGCCACGGTCTCGGTCACCCAGGCCATGGGTCATGCCCTCGGCCGCTTCGCGGATGACCTTTTCGCCCATGACGACCTCTACCGCTCCGGGATGGTGGATTGGATGTACAGTTGGGGCTCCAACCAGCACAAGGCGGACGCGGCCTTCGAGCTCTATCTGGCCGGCCGGCTGGGAACGACCGGGTCCCACACCCCGGCCCAATGTCTCTCCCACGCCGAGGACTTCCTGCACTATTTCCACGGCCTGAACCCGCTCAACATGGTCTACCTGACCAACACGGAATCCATGGGCGCCAAACATTGCCTCTGGCATGTCTTCCTCGTCTGGTTCGGGTCCTATTCCAACCCCGAGTGCCGTTCCAAGTTCATCGGCAAGCCCGCCTCGGTGGCCGATCCCCTCTACCCCTACGTCCCCACCGACAACGAGACATCCATTGACGGTCCACCCCCCGGCTACATGCCCTGCGGCCCCACCTACCAGTATTTCCAGTTGGGAGGAAAGGACGTACCACCGAATGACCCGGGGCCCGTCCAGGCCCCCTATGCCAAGGCCTACCGGGACTACAACCAAGGCAGCCAACCTTGGATCGTGAACGAAGCTGGCATCTCCACTGCGGCCGTTTACATGGCGCTGGCCTCGGTCTTTTCCGGTCCCACTCCCGCCGGGATCGCACCTATCCCGGGGAAAAAGCCTTGA
- a CDS encoding nucleotidyltransferase domain-containing protein, with product MPQESHKTFIARALRVLKKDPHVLGVAVGGSWLTGKMDEFSDLDLVVVGKERSYDRLMRDRLKIAGRLGKLLSGFTGEHVGEPRLIICLYDAPLLHVDLKFVTLEGFAARIEDPEVLWEREGKLRRAILDIPPSPVHPDLQWIEDRFWVWVHYITSKIGRGELFEALDALAFLRSRVLGPLLFEQRGLAATGVRRLESLVPEALPEFRNTLAGHDRRSCRKALLATVTLYRKWRKALEYPGLEKRDAAEKAAVKYLAGLGGTRGR from the coding sequence ATGCCGCAGGAATCCCACAAGACATTCATCGCCCGGGCCCTGCGGGTCCTGAAAAAGGATCCGCACGTCCTCGGCGTGGCGGTCGGGGGTTCCTGGCTCACCGGGAAGATGGATGAATTCTCCGACCTGGACTTGGTCGTGGTCGGGAAGGAGCGGTCCTATGACCGCCTGATGAGGGATCGGCTGAAGATCGCGGGCAGGCTCGGGAAGCTCCTTTCGGGTTTTACCGGGGAACATGTGGGTGAGCCCCGACTGATCATCTGCCTCTATGACGCCCCCCTGCTCCACGTGGATCTCAAGTTCGTGACCTTGGAGGGCTTCGCGGCCCGCATCGAGGATCCGGAGGTGCTTTGGGAACGGGAAGGGAAGCTCCGCCGGGCGATCCTCGATATTCCTCCTTCGCCGGTCCACCCCGATCTGCAATGGATCGAGGACCGTTTTTGGGTCTGGGTCCATTACATCACCTCGAAGATCGGACGGGGGGAGTTGTTCGAGGCCCTGGACGCCCTCGCCTTCCTGCGTTCAAGGGTCTTGGGGCCCCTCCTTTTTGAACAAAGGGGACTAGCTGCCACGGGGGTCCGACGCCTGGAGTCGTTGGTGCCGGAAGCCCTTCCTGAATTCCGGAACACTTTGGCGGGGCACGACCGCCGTTCCTGCCGGAAAGCCCTTTTGGCCACGGTCACGCTCTATCGTAAATGGCGGAAGGCTTTGGAGTACCCAGGACTCGAAAAGAGGGATGCGGCCGAAAAGGCCGCCGTGAAATACCTGGCCGGCTTGGGCGGGACGAGGGGGCGTTGA
- a CDS encoding amidohydrolase family protein has protein sequence MKRVLTVLVLLFSGMLVAQAEESHYDLLLKNGLIVDGSGLPPYTGDLAISGGRIAKMGHLAGLKADKVVDATGLVIAPGFIDLLCHNDLMWTRLAQEHAIREGVTSGLVGNCGFSVLDVDKNLKKFQRYPGMVNVGTLIGQGSLREWFVRKNRRKPAPPQEMATMRLFLQGALQAGAFGLSSGLGYEPGEWCQPAELEDLASVLTQFPHAAYYTHIRNYRWDVLGAIQEALHVGETAKVPVVIQHLLFKLPSNWDQTESGLRLLEDAQEEGRSVYATVYPYDFWGNEVQIPLYQFLYLKPTAANMGYYWSNGQTTDILAQIHKRLQEYGGGDKVEITRVKSRSFKTFLGKTIADLAKQRKITEEQAVLALLIENGEYVKICYHGLSEEGLIKKIQAPFILFGSDSSTDIPHPRDVGAFPRLLGTYVRDKRVIRLSEAIKRLTSEPASIMGLRDRGSLREGNWGDVVVFDPKTIHDNATAVESWQAPSGIKMVLVNGQLVYDAKGGFSGRFPGKALRRSNTP, from the coding sequence ATGAAACGCGTTCTCACGGTCCTGGTCCTTCTTTTCAGCGGAATGCTGGTGGCCCAAGCCGAAGAATCGCATTACGACCTCCTGCTCAAGAACGGCCTGATCGTTGATGGGTCCGGGTTGCCTCCTTACACCGGGGATCTGGCCATTTCGGGCGGCAGGATCGCAAAAATGGGGCACCTGGCGGGGCTCAAGGCCGACAAGGTGGTGGACGCCACCGGGCTGGTCATCGCGCCGGGGTTCATCGACCTGCTCTGCCATAACGACCTGATGTGGACCCGCCTGGCCCAGGAACACGCCATCCGGGAGGGGGTCACCTCCGGATTGGTGGGGAACTGTGGTTTCTCCGTCCTGGACGTGGACAAGAACCTCAAGAAATTCCAGCGCTATCCCGGCATGGTCAATGTGGGGACCCTGATCGGCCAGGGGAGCTTGCGGGAATGGTTCGTGAGGAAGAACCGCCGTAAACCCGCTCCACCCCAGGAAATGGCCACCATGCGGCTTTTTCTGCAAGGCGCCCTCCAGGCCGGGGCCTTCGGGCTTTCCAGCGGGTTGGGATATGAACCCGGTGAATGGTGCCAACCGGCAGAATTGGAGGACCTGGCTTCGGTCCTGACCCAGTTCCCCCACGCGGCCTATTACACCCATATTCGGAATTATCGTTGGGATGTCCTGGGGGCCATCCAGGAAGCCCTGCACGTGGGGGAAACGGCCAAGGTCCCGGTCGTCATCCAGCACTTGTTGTTCAAGCTCCCCAGCAACTGGGACCAGACCGAGAGCGGTCTGCGCCTGCTGGAGGACGCCCAGGAAGAGGGGCGCTCGGTCTATGCCACGGTCTACCCCTATGACTTCTGGGGCAACGAAGTGCAGATCCCCCTTTACCAGTTCCTTTACCTCAAACCCACCGCCGCCAATATGGGTTATTACTGGAGCAACGGGCAGACCACCGACATCCTGGCCCAGATCCACAAGCGTCTCCAGGAATACGGGGGCGGGGACAAAGTGGAGATCACACGGGTCAAGTCGCGATCCTTCAAGACCTTCCTGGGCAAGACCATTGCCGACCTGGCCAAACAGCGCAAGATCACCGAGGAACAAGCGGTCCTGGCCCTGCTCATCGAGAACGGCGAGTACGTGAAGATCTGCTACCACGGGTTATCGGAAGAGGGGCTCATCAAGAAGATCCAGGCGCCCTTCATCCTCTTTGGGTCCGACTCCTCCACCGATATCCCCCATCCACGGGATGTGGGGGCTTTTCCCAGGCTCCTGGGCACCTACGTGCGGGACAAGCGGGTCATCCGGCTCTCGGAAGCCATCAAGCGCCTGACCTCCGAACCGGCCTCCATCATGGGCTTGAGGGACCGGGGATCCTTGCGGGAAGGGAATTGGGGGGATGTGGTGGTATTCGACCCCAAGACCATCCATGACAACGCGACCGCGGTCGAATCCTGGCAGGCGCCTTCGGGCATCAAGATGGTCCTGGTCAATGGCCAGTTGGTCTATGACGCCAAGGGCGGCTTCTCGGGGCGCTTCCCGGGGAAAGCCTTGAGACGCAGCAACACGCCCTGA